A part of Microbacterium terregens genomic DNA contains:
- a CDS encoding DedA family protein — translation MHPTALIPWLDPETIIAAAGPWALLVVCFIVFAETGLLIGFLLPGDTLLVIAGLLTNTSNIFGINIWVVSLLIALAAFVGGEVGYLIGHKGGPAVFERKESGLFSVKNVERTNAFFERFGGLTIILARFVPIVRTFAPVAAGVGHMPWRRYTLYNFIGAMLWGFGLTMLGYLIGFIPWVADLVTEYIDIILLIAVGGTALVTVWHYFSERRKAKKLAAAGVDIVTDPEEARELVLDPEVFERGPEQPEDGTPGAPKV, via the coding sequence TTGCACCCCACCGCCCTCATCCCCTGGCTCGACCCCGAGACGATCATCGCCGCGGCCGGCCCCTGGGCACTGCTGGTGGTGTGCTTCATCGTCTTCGCCGAGACCGGTCTGCTCATCGGCTTCCTGCTGCCCGGCGACACGCTCCTGGTCATCGCGGGTCTGCTCACCAACACGAGCAACATCTTCGGCATCAACATCTGGGTCGTCTCGCTGCTGATCGCGCTGGCCGCGTTCGTCGGCGGTGAGGTGGGCTACCTGATCGGCCACAAGGGCGGTCCGGCCGTCTTCGAACGCAAGGAGTCCGGCCTCTTCAGCGTCAAGAACGTCGAGCGGACGAACGCGTTCTTCGAGCGCTTCGGCGGACTGACGATCATCCTCGCGCGCTTCGTTCCCATCGTTCGCACCTTCGCCCCGGTCGCGGCCGGTGTCGGCCACATGCCGTGGCGCCGGTACACGCTCTACAACTTCATCGGCGCCATGCTGTGGGGCTTCGGTCTCACGATGCTCGGGTACCTCATCGGATTCATCCCGTGGGTCGCGGACCTGGTCACCGAATACATCGACATCATTCTTCTCATCGCCGTGGGTGGCACGGCGCTGGTGACCGTGTGGCACTACTTCAGCGAGCGGCGCAAGGCGAAGAAGCTCGCCGCAGCCGGAGTCGACATCGTCACCGACCCCGAAGAGGCCCGCGAGCTCGTGCTCGACCCCGAGGTGTTCGAGCGCGGCCCCGAGCAGCCCGAGGACGGCACGCCCGGCGCCCCCAAGGTCTGA
- a CDS encoding ATP-dependent DNA ligase has protein sequence MGDAAAKSRPNVRGTNDQLVNIGGRRLRITNLDKVLYPETGTTKGEVIDYYTRIGPTMIPHVIGRPVTRKRWPDGVGTEEHPEQSFFAKDLERGAPEWVRRLPIPHSGGPKDYPLVGDVPTLVYLAQVASLELHVPQWRFAPDGERGDADRLVLDLDPGPGVGLAECAQVARWAREILAPMGLEPFPVTSGSKGIQLYSALPPGQSSEAASTIAHELAKAIEADHPDLVVSSMKKAIRGGRVLIDWSQNNGSKTTIAPYSLRGRAHPNVAAPRTWEELDDPDLAQLSFEDVLDRVERIGDPLSELGYHAGGRSAHEGPLSTYIAKRTAGKTPEPVPSDPAAAATAAGELPVFVIQEHHATALHWDFRLERDGVLVSWAVPRGVPPSYKRNNLAIQTEDHPMDYASFEGAIPAGEYGGGSVTIWDDGRYELEKWRDDEIIATLEGRPGGPLGRVRLALIRTGGEGEKSSWLLHRMKTDLDGHVQPDGAPVEASAQADERRMPRRDAARTAGSSRPGAGAGAGSGGDTRSGTGGPASGAPRRTRVEPAVDVPLAWPPTPESLRPMLSTSATPERATLAARQWGDPAWAEAKWDGIRAVGVWDGSRLTLFARSGNDVTMKYPEITDVDAGLGADPAILDGEIVALDERGRPSFPLLQTRMNLQRAGDVAREAKRTPVQYYVFDVLGAHGLDLTARPLRERRRILEELAAAAAPPIVVPPVFDDVAGALATSEQFDLEGVVVKDPASTYRRGIRSESWLKVKLTRTQEVVLAGIRPGQGGRAATFGSLLLGIPGPGGLQYAGRVGTGFSDSTLRSLMRTLAPLHSAENPLVGVPSLDARGVQWLRPELVGEVEFGEFTPGGILRHSRWRGLRPDKSPNEVARES, from the coding sequence ATGGGGGATGCCGCGGCCAAGAGCCGGCCGAACGTGCGTGGCACGAACGACCAGCTGGTGAACATCGGCGGCCGACGTCTGCGCATCACCAACCTCGACAAAGTCCTCTATCCCGAGACGGGGACGACGAAGGGCGAGGTGATCGACTATTACACCCGCATCGGCCCGACGATGATCCCGCACGTCATCGGTCGCCCGGTGACCCGCAAACGCTGGCCGGACGGCGTCGGCACCGAGGAGCACCCGGAGCAGTCGTTCTTCGCGAAGGACCTCGAGCGCGGCGCGCCCGAGTGGGTGCGGCGGCTGCCCATCCCCCACTCCGGCGGGCCCAAGGACTATCCGCTCGTCGGAGACGTGCCCACCCTGGTGTACCTCGCCCAGGTCGCGAGCCTCGAGCTGCACGTCCCGCAGTGGCGGTTCGCTCCCGACGGCGAGCGGGGGGATGCCGATCGCCTCGTGCTGGATCTCGACCCCGGACCCGGTGTGGGGCTGGCCGAGTGCGCGCAGGTGGCTCGGTGGGCGCGGGAGATCCTGGCCCCCATGGGTCTGGAGCCGTTCCCGGTCACCAGCGGCAGCAAGGGCATCCAGCTGTACTCGGCCCTGCCGCCCGGGCAGAGCAGCGAAGCGGCGTCGACGATCGCACACGAACTCGCGAAGGCGATCGAGGCCGATCATCCCGATCTCGTCGTCAGCAGCATGAAGAAGGCGATCCGCGGTGGCCGCGTGCTGATCGACTGGAGCCAGAACAACGGATCCAAGACGACGATCGCGCCGTACTCGCTGCGGGGGCGCGCGCACCCCAACGTCGCGGCTCCCCGCACGTGGGAGGAGCTGGATGATCCCGATCTCGCGCAGCTGTCGTTCGAGGATGTGCTCGACCGCGTCGAGCGGATCGGCGACCCGCTGTCCGAGCTCGGTTATCACGCCGGTGGCCGGAGCGCCCACGAGGGGCCGCTCAGCACGTACATCGCCAAGCGCACCGCGGGCAAGACCCCGGAGCCGGTGCCCTCCGACCCGGCTGCTGCCGCGACGGCGGCCGGCGAGCTGCCCGTTTTCGTGATCCAGGAGCACCATGCAACGGCGCTGCACTGGGACTTCCGCCTCGAGCGGGACGGCGTGCTGGTCAGCTGGGCGGTGCCGCGCGGCGTGCCGCCCTCGTACAAACGCAACAACCTCGCGATCCAGACGGAGGACCACCCCATGGACTACGCGTCGTTCGAGGGCGCGATCCCCGCGGGCGAATACGGCGGCGGAAGCGTGACCATCTGGGACGACGGCCGCTACGAGCTGGAGAAGTGGCGCGACGACGAGATCATCGCGACCCTCGAAGGTCGCCCCGGGGGCCCGCTCGGTCGCGTCCGCCTCGCGCTGATCCGCACCGGGGGCGAGGGCGAGAAGTCCAGCTGGCTCCTGCACCGCATGAAGACCGACCTCGACGGTCACGTGCAGCCGGACGGTGCACCCGTCGAGGCGTCGGCTCAGGCGGACGAACGACGGATGCCGCGGCGCGACGCCGCGCGAACCGCAGGGTCCTCGCGCCCCGGCGCGGGGGCGGGGGCGGGGTCGGGGGGCGATACGCGGTCAGGGACCGGCGGGCCCGCGTCGGGGGCGCCGCGACGCACGCGTGTCGAACCGGCGGTCGACGTGCCCCTCGCGTGGCCGCCGACTCCCGAATCCCTGCGGCCGATGCTCTCCACGAGCGCGACCCCGGAGCGCGCCACGCTCGCGGCCCGGCAGTGGGGCGACCCGGCCTGGGCAGAGGCGAAGTGGGACGGCATCCGAGCAGTCGGGGTATGGGACGGCAGCAGGCTCACGCTGTTCGCGCGGAGCGGCAACGACGTGACGATGAAGTATCCGGAGATCACCGACGTCGACGCCGGGCTCGGCGCCGACCCGGCGATCCTGGACGGCGAGATCGTCGCGTTGGACGAGCGCGGGCGGCCGAGCTTCCCGCTGCTGCAGACGCGGATGAATCTGCAGCGCGCCGGTGATGTCGCGCGGGAGGCCAAACGAACCCCCGTGCAGTACTACGTGTTCGACGTGCTCGGCGCGCATGGCCTCGACCTCACCGCGCGGCCGCTTCGGGAGCGTCGACGGATCCTGGAGGAACTCGCGGCGGCGGCAGCGCCGCCGATCGTCGTCCCGCCCGTCTTCGACGACGTCGCCGGCGCACTCGCGACCAGCGAGCAGTTCGACCTGGAGGGCGTGGTGGTGAAGGATCCTGCCTCCACCTATCGCCGCGGCATCCGGAGCGAGTCGTGGTTGAAGGTGAAGCTGACGCGCACCCAGGAGGTCGTGCTCGCGGGCATCCGGCCCGGTCAAGGCGGTCGGGCCGCGACGTTCGGGTCGTTGCTGCTCGGCATCCCGGGACCGGGCGGCCTGCAGTACGCGGGCCGGGTCGGAACGGGATTCAGCGATTCGACCCTGCGTTCGCTCATGCGTACCCTCGCACCGCTTCACAGTGCCGAGAACCCGCTGGTCGGCGTGCCCTCGCTGGACGCGCGGGGCGTGCAGTGGCTGCGGCCTGAACTGGTCGGCGAAGTGGAGTTCGGCGAGTTCACGCCCGGCGGGATCCTCCGCCACTCGCGTTGGCGCGGCCTGCGCCCTGACAAGTCGCCGAACGAGGTCGCGCGCGAGTCATAG
- a CDS encoding APC family permease, which yields MPPPPALVRRLGLGDAVFIGLGSMIGAGVFSVFAPAAAAAGAGLLVGLAIAAGVAFCNATASAQLAAAYPTSGGTYAYGRAELGPWWGFLAGWCFVIGKLASCAAMALTFAAYAAPAGWERPVAIAAVVGLVAVNYFGVTRTAQLTRVIVVVVLLSLAVVVAAGVAAGASPDGVGGAAASTGGGYGILQSAGLLFFAFAGYARIATMGEEVRDPARTIPRAIVLALIVAVIVYAIVAVTVLAVLGPGGTADSTAPLADAAAASGWGWTQPVVRGGAAAASLGALLALIAGVGRTTLAMAREDDLPRFLAAVHPRYRVPHRAELAIGAVVIAIVAVADLRGAIGFSSFGVLIYYFIANAAAFRQRPGARRYPRALQLVGMLGCTVLVITLPIAAVIIGTGVVLVGVAYRLARLRILRARPR from the coding sequence GTGCCGCCTCCCCCTGCCCTGGTCCGGCGCCTCGGGTTAGGCGACGCGGTCTTCATCGGTCTCGGCTCGATGATCGGCGCCGGTGTGTTCTCGGTGTTCGCCCCGGCCGCCGCGGCGGCGGGGGCAGGGCTTCTGGTCGGCCTGGCGATCGCGGCGGGCGTCGCGTTCTGCAATGCCACCGCGTCCGCACAGCTCGCGGCCGCCTACCCGACCTCCGGGGGAACGTACGCGTACGGCCGCGCCGAGCTCGGCCCGTGGTGGGGGTTCCTCGCCGGCTGGTGCTTCGTGATCGGCAAGCTCGCCAGCTGCGCCGCGATGGCACTCACTTTCGCCGCCTACGCTGCTCCGGCGGGCTGGGAGCGGCCGGTCGCCATCGCCGCGGTCGTCGGTCTCGTCGCGGTGAACTACTTCGGCGTCACTCGCACCGCCCAGCTGACCCGCGTGATCGTCGTGGTCGTGCTGCTCTCGCTCGCGGTGGTCGTGGCCGCGGGGGTCGCCGCCGGGGCATCGCCGGATGGGGTCGGCGGCGCCGCGGCGTCCACGGGCGGCGGCTACGGCATCCTGCAGTCGGCTGGCCTGCTGTTCTTCGCGTTCGCCGGATACGCGCGGATCGCGACGATGGGCGAGGAGGTGCGAGATCCCGCCCGGACGATTCCCCGCGCGATCGTGCTCGCGCTGATCGTCGCAGTCATCGTGTACGCGATCGTCGCGGTCACGGTGCTGGCCGTTCTCGGCCCGGGCGGCACCGCGGACTCGACCGCGCCGCTGGCCGATGCGGCCGCTGCGTCGGGGTGGGGCTGGACCCAGCCCGTGGTGCGCGGGGGTGCAGCCGCGGCATCCCTCGGTGCGCTCCTCGCGCTGATCGCCGGAGTCGGCCGCACGACGCTCGCCATGGCGCGTGAGGACGACCTGCCGCGATTCCTGGCCGCCGTCCACCCGAGGTATCGCGTGCCGCATCGCGCCGAGCTCGCGATCGGAGCCGTGGTGATCGCGATCGTGGCGGTGGCGGACCTGCGCGGAGCGATCGGATTCTCGTCGTTCGGCGTGCTGATCTACTACTTCATCGCCAACGCGGCGGCATTCCGGCAACGGCCGGGGGCGCGCCGATACCCCCGCGCCCTTCAGCTGGTGGGCATGCTCGGCTGCACGGTTCTGGTCATCACCCTGCCGATTGCGGCGGTGATCATCGGGACCGGAGTCGTGCTCGTCGGTGTCGCATATCGGCTCGCGCGCCTGCGAATCCTGCGCGCACGCCCGCGATGA
- a CDS encoding CpaF family protein codes for MTLAYAPAGTAAAVVAERVRDRLRAELTDPARDPESAARIARAEVRRHNDFALARGLAPVDDEASCVREVLAAVAGYGPLQPYLDDPNVEELWINAPDRIFIARGGVAERVPLALTDAAVRDLVERMLHATGRRVDLSQPFVDASLPDGSRLHVVIPDITRRHWSVNVRKFLPAYRDLERLVEVGSIAPAAARVLRRAMETGRSILISGATHAGKTTLLSALIAACPPQHRIVTVEETFELAVDAADLVALQGRQPSLEGTGEVSLRRLVKEALRMRPDRLVVGEVRDAEALDLLLALNTGVPGAATIHANSAREALAKLAALPLLAGRNIDSGFVLPAVAASVDLVAHCERDASGRRRVVEIVEPTGVVGGAVEAATVYRAEPS; via the coding sequence GTGACTCTCGCGTACGCTCCCGCCGGCACCGCCGCTGCGGTTGTGGCCGAGCGCGTGCGCGACCGGCTGCGGGCCGAACTGACCGACCCCGCTCGGGACCCCGAGTCGGCCGCACGCATCGCCCGCGCCGAGGTGCGTCGCCACAACGATTTCGCCCTCGCCCGCGGACTCGCCCCGGTCGATGACGAGGCCTCGTGCGTCCGCGAGGTGCTCGCCGCGGTGGCCGGATACGGACCCCTCCAGCCCTACCTCGATGACCCGAACGTCGAGGAGCTGTGGATCAACGCCCCGGATCGCATCTTCATCGCCCGAGGGGGCGTCGCCGAACGCGTGCCGCTGGCGTTGACGGATGCCGCGGTGCGAGATCTCGTCGAACGGATGCTGCATGCCACCGGCCGCCGAGTAGACCTGAGTCAGCCGTTCGTCGATGCTTCGCTTCCGGACGGCAGTCGGCTGCACGTCGTGATCCCCGATATCACGCGCCGACACTGGTCGGTGAACGTCCGCAAGTTCCTGCCCGCCTATCGGGACCTCGAGCGGCTGGTCGAAGTCGGCTCCATCGCGCCCGCCGCCGCGCGGGTGCTGCGGCGGGCGATGGAGACCGGACGCAGCATCCTGATCTCTGGAGCCACGCACGCCGGCAAGACCACGCTGCTGAGCGCGTTGATCGCCGCATGCCCGCCGCAGCATCGGATCGTGACGGTCGAGGAGACGTTCGAGTTGGCCGTCGACGCCGCTGACCTGGTCGCTCTGCAGGGCCGGCAGCCGAGTCTGGAGGGTACCGGGGAGGTGAGCCTGCGCCGTCTGGTCAAGGAGGCGCTGCGCATGCGCCCCGATCGGCTCGTCGTCGGCGAGGTGCGCGATGCCGAAGCGCTCGATCTTCTGCTGGCGCTGAACACCGGGGTCCCCGGTGCTGCGACCATTCATGCGAACTCGGCACGTGAGGCCCTCGCCAAGCTCGCCGCACTGCCGCTGCTGGCCGGGCGCAACATCGACTCCGGATTCGTGCTGCCCGCGGTCGCGGCATCCGTCGATCTGGTCGCCCACTGCGAGCGAGACGCTTCCGGCCGACGCCGGGTCGTGGAAATCGTCGAGCCGACCGGTGTCGTGGGCGGGGCGGTCGAGGCGGCCACGGTGTACCGTGCGGAGCCGTCGTGA
- a CDS encoding Ku protein: MRAIWKGALTFGLVNVPVKVYSATEDHDVSLHQVHNKDGGRIRYQRICEIDGEVVPYSDIDKAYDDGERTVVLTKEDLDSLPAERSREIDVVEFVPTEQVDLLTLDRAYYLEPDSTSPKAYVLLRKTLEQTDRTAIVRFSLRQKTRLAALRVRGDVLVLQTLLWADEVREAAFPALDEPVRISAKELEMSASLVESFAADFDPSEFSDEYQDELRTLIEAKLEKGDALDTSETFGEQEEEAKGGEVIDLMEALRASVERSRAARSGGGKDAGAKSPAKTSAGGGEKSTAKTPAKKTTAKGASAKGTPAKSAPAKKAPAKKAAKAS; this comes from the coding sequence ATGAGAGCGATCTGGAAGGGCGCGCTGACGTTCGGACTCGTGAATGTCCCGGTCAAGGTGTACTCCGCGACCGAAGACCACGACGTGTCGTTGCATCAGGTGCACAACAAGGATGGGGGGCGCATCCGCTACCAGCGGATCTGCGAGATCGACGGCGAGGTGGTGCCGTACTCCGACATCGACAAGGCCTACGACGACGGCGAGCGCACGGTCGTCCTCACCAAGGAGGACCTCGATTCGCTCCCCGCCGAGCGCAGTCGTGAGATCGACGTGGTCGAGTTCGTGCCGACCGAGCAGGTCGATCTGCTGACCTTGGATCGCGCGTACTACCTCGAGCCGGACTCGACCTCGCCGAAGGCGTACGTCCTGCTGCGCAAGACCCTCGAGCAGACCGACCGCACGGCGATCGTGCGGTTCTCGCTGCGACAGAAGACGCGCCTCGCGGCACTGCGGGTGCGCGGGGACGTGCTCGTCCTGCAGACGCTGCTGTGGGCCGACGAGGTGCGCGAGGCGGCGTTCCCGGCGTTGGATGAGCCGGTGCGAATCTCGGCGAAAGAACTGGAGATGTCGGCATCCCTCGTGGAGAGCTTCGCGGCGGACTTCGATCCGTCCGAGTTCTCGGACGAATACCAGGACGAGTTGCGGACGCTGATCGAGGCGAAGCTCGAAAAGGGCGATGCGCTCGACACGTCCGAGACCTTCGGCGAGCAGGAGGAGGAGGCAAAGGGAGGCGAGGTCATCGACCTCATGGAGGCGTTGCGCGCGAGCGTCGAGCGCAGCCGCGCGGCACGGTCCGGCGGGGGAAAGGATGCCGGCGCCAAGAGCCCAGCGAAGACGTCGGCCGGTGGCGGCGAGAAGTCGACGGCGAAGACCCCGGCGAAGAAGACGACGGCCAAGGGTGCATCGGCGAAAGGCACACCGGCGAAGAGCGCGCCGGCGAAGAAGGCTCCGGCCAAGAAGGCCGCCAAGGCGTCCTGA
- a CDS encoding PLDc N-terminal domain-containing protein, which produces MTTLSKKEIEPGRRVALGILGVIQAAYAFLAFWDLAHRPDDQVRGPKPIWIPVILINWIGPTAYFFVHRAR; this is translated from the coding sequence ATGACCACGCTCAGCAAGAAGGAGATCGAGCCCGGCCGGCGGGTTGCACTCGGCATCCTGGGGGTGATCCAGGCGGCGTACGCCTTTCTCGCGTTCTGGGATCTGGCCCATCGGCCCGACGACCAGGTGCGAGGGCCCAAGCCGATATGGATACCGGTGATCCTCATCAACTGGATCGGCCCCACCGCGTACTTCTTCGTCCACCGGGCCCGCTGA
- a CDS encoding type II secretion system F family protein, which translates to MVRVSPWGGTDIAFAVVLGGAFGLGVCLLFSLAPRWGAPSLARRIAPYIRDVTDPRGLTPSFDPRGAALGELWQGLRSRVARIAGGSASVDRRLHQAGWTMDATAFRGRQLAWSIAGVAIGGGGVVVLILLGRASGTVALLPPVVGVTAAFLYDARLTRAARVRVGRIQEELPTVLEFLALCLSAGEGILDSLRRVSVAGVGELAAELRGVVLAVGTGSPLSEALSRLAARLEIPALARSIDQLVAAIDRGAPLAHVLHSQALDAREDAKRGLIERAGRKEIYMLIPRSIG; encoded by the coding sequence GTGGTTCGGGTGAGCCCGTGGGGCGGCACCGATATCGCGTTCGCGGTCGTGCTCGGCGGCGCCTTCGGCCTCGGCGTCTGCTTGCTCTTCTCGCTCGCACCGCGGTGGGGCGCGCCTTCGCTGGCCCGGCGGATCGCGCCGTACATCCGCGACGTGACCGACCCGCGCGGCCTGACACCGAGTTTCGACCCGCGCGGCGCCGCGCTCGGCGAGCTGTGGCAAGGGCTGCGGAGCCGTGTGGCGCGCATCGCGGGCGGGTCCGCCTCGGTCGACCGGCGTCTTCACCAGGCGGGGTGGACGATGGATGCGACGGCCTTCCGCGGCCGACAGCTCGCGTGGTCCATCGCCGGCGTCGCTATCGGCGGGGGAGGCGTGGTCGTCCTCATCCTCCTGGGTCGTGCGTCCGGCACCGTCGCTCTCCTGCCGCCCGTGGTCGGCGTGACGGCCGCCTTCCTCTACGACGCGCGGCTCACGCGGGCGGCGCGAGTTCGCGTCGGGCGCATCCAGGAGGAGCTGCCGACGGTGCTGGAGTTCCTGGCACTGTGCCTTTCCGCGGGCGAGGGCATCCTCGATTCTCTCCGCCGGGTGAGCGTCGCGGGCGTGGGCGAGCTGGCCGCGGAACTGCGCGGCGTCGTGCTCGCCGTCGGCACCGGATCGCCGCTCTCCGAAGCGCTGAGCAGGCTCGCGGCGCGACTCGAGATCCCCGCGCTCGCGCGCAGCATCGACCAGCTCGTCGCAGCGATCGATCGTGGCGCCCCCCTCGCGCACGTCCTGCACTCCCAAGCGCTCGATGCGCGTGAGGACGCCAAACGCGGACTCATCGAGCGTGCAGGGCGCAAAGAGATCTACATGCTCATCCCGCGCAGTATTGGATAG
- a CDS encoding type II secretion system F family protein: MTFVWGAVLAAGILLLVSPWVWPSRALAPRVPASGHLARLLESAGLVRVPPAGAIAASAGCAALLAAAAWLFTQVGAFVLVAAVVGGLAPFAWLRARRSRLMRSRRALWPDVCDLLIASMRAGMSLPDAVASLAESAPAPLRPPFAGFARDVAASGHFDSSAQRLKHALADPVGDRIVETLRMARQVGGTELTPVLRALAASVRADAALRAEVESRQSWIRGAAVLGVAAPWVILALLAMRPEGARAYSSPEGVALILAGAAVSFVAYRVMLRIGRLPEPRRWFG, translated from the coding sequence GTGACGTTCGTCTGGGGCGCCGTCCTCGCCGCCGGCATCCTGCTCCTCGTCTCGCCGTGGGTCTGGCCGTCCCGTGCGCTCGCGCCCAGGGTCCCGGCATCCGGCCACCTCGCGCGCCTGCTCGAGTCGGCAGGTCTCGTGCGGGTCCCGCCCGCCGGAGCGATCGCGGCATCCGCCGGCTGCGCGGCCCTGCTCGCCGCGGCCGCGTGGCTGTTCACGCAGGTCGGAGCTTTCGTCCTGGTCGCGGCTGTCGTGGGCGGCCTGGCGCCGTTCGCGTGGCTGCGCGCGCGCCGGTCGCGCCTGATGCGTTCGCGTCGCGCTCTCTGGCCGGACGTCTGCGATCTGCTCATCGCGTCCATGCGCGCCGGGATGTCCCTTCCGGATGCTGTCGCCAGCCTCGCCGAGTCCGCTCCCGCCCCGCTTCGACCGCCGTTCGCGGGCTTCGCCCGCGACGTCGCGGCATCCGGGCATTTCGACTCGAGCGCCCAGCGGCTCAAGCACGCGCTCGCGGATCCGGTCGGCGATCGGATCGTCGAGACACTCCGGATGGCACGTCAGGTCGGCGGCACCGAACTGACCCCGGTGCTGCGCGCCCTCGCCGCCTCGGTCCGCGCGGATGCCGCGCTGCGTGCCGAGGTCGAGTCGCGGCAGTCGTGGATCCGCGGCGCGGCCGTGCTCGGCGTCGCGGCGCCGTGGGTGATCCTCGCGCTCCTTGCGATGCGACCCGAGGGTGCGCGGGCGTACAGCAGTCCGGAGGGCGTCGCCCTCATCCTGGCCGGGGCGGCGGTGTCGTTCGTGGCGTACCGCGTGATGCTGCGCATCGGCCGTCTGCCCGAGCCGCGGCGGTGGTTCGGGTGA
- the rdgB gene encoding RdgB/HAM1 family non-canonical purine NTP pyrophosphatase, with protein sequence MVVAPRSVVLATHNTHKIEEFRAIVAATRPDLEVIGYDGPEPVEDGVTFAENALIKARAAAAHTGLPALADDSGICVDVLGGAPGVFSAYWAGHAKDAAANLNLLLDQLADIRDPHRTASFVSTIALVIPGEAGGTEHVVEGRWLGRLAESASGGGGFGYDPIFLPDGQPQGAERTVGEWNATEKNAASHRARAFRELGPLLASV encoded by the coding sequence ATGGTTGTCGCGCCCAGGTCCGTCGTGCTGGCCACCCACAACACGCACAAGATCGAGGAGTTCCGCGCGATCGTCGCCGCGACCCGCCCCGACCTCGAGGTGATCGGCTATGACGGACCCGAGCCCGTCGAAGACGGCGTGACCTTCGCCGAGAACGCGCTGATCAAGGCCCGCGCGGCCGCGGCCCACACCGGGCTGCCTGCCCTCGCCGACGACTCCGGCATCTGTGTCGACGTCCTGGGCGGGGCTCCCGGCGTGTTCTCGGCCTATTGGGCAGGACACGCGAAGGATGCCGCGGCCAACCTGAACCTGCTCCTGGACCAACTCGCCGATATCCGCGACCCGCACCGCACCGCCTCGTTCGTCTCGACGATCGCCCTGGTGATTCCAGGGGAGGCCGGCGGCACCGAGCACGTCGTCGAAGGACGCTGGCTCGGCCGCCTCGCGGAATCGGCCTCGGGCGGGGGTGGCTTCGGGTACGACCCGATCTTCCTGCCCGACGGTCAGCCGCAGGGCGCCGAGCGCACGGTCGGCGAGTGGAACGCGACCGAGAAGAACGCGGCATCCCACCGGGCGCGGGCATTCCGAGAGCTCGGGCCGCTCCTCGCGTCGGTCTGA
- a CDS encoding cation diffusion facilitator family transporter — MHDHAPGIRGSGNRRLLGISLAITAVVMVVQIVGAALSGSLALLADAAHMFTDAAALVIALIASAVAARPATDRRTFGFQRAEVFGALANGVILIVLSVWVAVEGVQRLINPSEVGVAGGLMLVVAIVGLVANAVAMWLLSAAQRTSINVRGAYLEVMGDLIGSAAVITAAIIIVTTGWVQADAIASLFIAAMIIPRAVSLLREVMSVLSESTPKGMHVTEIRDHILSTPGVVDCHDVHVWQLTRGAPVFTAHVVVDEEALADGRAGAILQRLQSCLSEHFDVEHSTFQLEPAGHVEHDAHA, encoded by the coding sequence ATGCACGACCACGCTCCCGGCATCCGAGGCTCCGGCAATCGCCGGCTGCTCGGAATTTCACTGGCCATCACCGCCGTGGTGATGGTCGTGCAGATCGTCGGCGCCGCGCTGTCGGGATCCCTGGCGCTGCTGGCCGACGCGGCGCACATGTTCACGGATGCCGCCGCCCTCGTGATCGCGCTCATCGCGAGCGCCGTCGCGGCACGCCCGGCGACAGACCGGCGTACGTTCGGTTTTCAGCGGGCCGAGGTGTTCGGTGCCCTCGCGAACGGGGTGATCCTCATCGTGCTGTCGGTCTGGGTCGCCGTGGAGGGAGTCCAGCGGCTGATCAACCCCAGCGAGGTGGGAGTCGCGGGCGGGCTGATGCTCGTCGTGGCGATCGTCGGCCTCGTCGCGAACGCGGTGGCGATGTGGCTGCTCAGCGCCGCGCAGCGCACCAGCATCAACGTGCGCGGTGCCTACCTCGAGGTGATGGGCGATCTGATCGGGTCTGCGGCGGTCATCACCGCGGCCATCATCATCGTCACGACCGGGTGGGTGCAGGCCGATGCGATCGCATCCCTGTTCATCGCCGCGATGATCATCCCGCGGGCCGTTTCGCTGCTGCGGGAGGTGATGTCGGTGCTGAGCGAGTCGACACCGAAGGGGATGCACGTCACCGAGATCCGCGACCACATCCTCTCCACGCCCGGAGTCGTCGACTGCCACGACGTCCACGTGTGGCAGCTCACCCGGGGAGCCCCGGTGTTCACCGCGCACGTGGTCGTCGATGAGGAAGCGCTCGCCGACGGCCGTGCGGGCGCCATCCTGCAGCGACTGCAGTCGTGCCTGAGCGAGCACTTCGACGTCGAGCACTCCACGTTCCAGCTGGAGCCCGCGGGACACGTCGAGCACGACGCGCACGCCTGA